From the Streptococcus halotolerans genome, the window TGTTGGAGCAAGCCATGACAAGTTTTGGCATCGATATGGATACTCCTTGGGATGATTTATCTGATGAGGATAAAGACCTAGTTCTCTACGGTTCAGGAGAGCGTGAGTTTCATTTCCACTATGAAAATGATTTCGGTGGTGTGCGTGATATTGACTTGCCTTTTGAGGGAGTGGTGACTAATGTTAATCGCCGTTACCACGAAACTAATTCCGAATATACTCGTGGTGTGATGCGTGATTACATGAACGAGTTGACTTGTTCGACCTGTAACGGCTATCGCCTCAATGATGCTGCCTTATCTGTCCGCGTCGGAGGCCCAGATGGGATGAACATTGGACAAATTTCAAACCTATCCATCGAAGACCACTTGAAGCAACTTTCGCGCTTAACACTCGGGGAAAATGATGAAATGATTGCCCGCCCAATCCTTAAGGAAATCACTGACCGTTTGACTTTCTTGAATAATGTCGGTCTAAATTATTTGACCTTGTCTCGGATGGCTGGAACCTTATCAGGCGGAGAAAGCCAACGTATTCGCTTGGCAACGCAGATTGGCTCCAATCTAAGTGGAGTCCTCTATGTGCTAGATGAGCCTTCTATTGGTCTTCATCAGAGGGACAACGATCGCCTGATTTCTAGTTTGAAAAAGATGCGTGATCTTGGCAATACGCTGATCGTTGTGGAACATGATGAAGATACCATGATGGAAGCGGACTGGTTGATTGATGTGGGACCAGGAGCAGGGGCGCTCGGTGGTGAGATTGTTGCTTCGGGCACGCCTAAACAAGTTGCCAAATCGAAAAAATCAATTACCGGTCAATACTTATCTGGTCGAAAAGCTATTCCAGTTCCAGAAGAACGCCGTCAGGGAAATGGTCGTTTCATTGAAGTGAAAGGGGCTAGCGAGCACAACCTTCAAACCATTGATGCCAAATTCCCACTCGGTCAATTTATTGCTGTTACGGGTGTCTCAGGTTCTGGAAAATCAACTCTGGTCAACAGTATTCTCAAAAAAGCTATCGCCCAAAAATTAAATCGCAATTCTGATAAACCAGGTAAGCATCAGTCTGTGGAGGGGATTGAGCATATTGAGCGCTTGATTGATATTGACCAAAGTCCGATTGGGCGTACACCACGCTCTAATCCAGCGACTTACACGGGTGTTTTTGATGATATTCGAGACTTGTTTGCCCAAACGAATGAAGCAAAAATTCGTGGTTATAAAAAAGGCCGCTTCTCTTTTAACGTCAAAGGCGGTCGCTGCGAGGCTTGTTCTGGTGATGGTATTATCAAGATTGAGATGCACTTCTTACCAGATGTCTATGTTCCCTGTGAGGTTTGCCATGGTACACGTTATAATTCTGAAACTTTGGAAGTGCATTACAAAGGCAAAACGATTGCGGACATTTTAGAAATGACCATAGATGATGCGGTGGAATTCTTCGCAGCTATTCCCAAAATTGCGCGTAAAATTCAGACCATTAAAGATGTTGGTCTAGGTTATGTGACACTGGGCCAGCCAGCAACTACCCTATCTGGTGGGGAAGCTCAACGGATGAAGTTGGCTAGTGAACTGCATAAACGCTCAACTGGTAAATCCTTATATATCTTGGATGAACCAACAACTGGACTTCATACGGATGATATTGCCCGATTAATTACGGTTTTGAATCGTTTTGTGGACGAAGGGAACACTGTTCTTGTCATCGAACACAATCTCGATGTGATCAAGACAGCAGACCATATCATCGACCTTGGTCCAGAAGGCGGTGTTGGTGGTGGACAGATCATCGCAACAGGAACGCCAGAAGAAGTAGCACAAGTGGAAGCTTCTTATACAGGACAGTATTTGAAAGGGAAGTTATCTAAATAAGAGAGAATCCGATGTTTGTCGGGTTTTCTTTTGTTTTTTGAAGGGAAATACTTGCTACTATGCTTCCTATACTACATCCAACAAGCCAAGTAGCAGGAGTATTTTTGATAAACATCCTGTTGAATTTTTGACACAAAAGACGTCGCAATATAGTCTCGAGCATAAACAGTAATGCAGAAAGAGCTTGGGAAGCCTGCCTCAAACTCTAAATGATTGCTGAGCTATTTTGGGAAGTCTTTGTCAAACAAGAAGATAGAGACAGTGGCTATGGCTAGCTATTATAGTCGAATGAACTAACGTTGAGACAAAGAATTGAGATGCGGGCAACACTTGAGTAGGGCAAGGCGAAAGTGACGATGTCTCAACCTTAATTCAAAAGACTATAATGGAGTTTTTTTATAAATGATGACAATCGTATTAAGAGGACCACGTCCAAGAGAAACTTGAAAAGTTACGTCGGAAAGTGACGAAGGTCAAGCGCGTCGCTCTCCTCATTACAAGTCTTCATAGCCTTTACTAGCTGACAAGGGGCTGGAGCATTTGAGATGATGTTGTTGTTGTCGGATAGTTAGGTCTTGAGTACAGATGATGGGTCATTACCCATGCTTAATATGTGGTTAAAGATTTTGACGTGATAGCAATTCGAGATGCTTGTTCAGTTGTTGCTCAGGTATTGATTGATGGGCAGTTAAAGAGGTTAGCGGTTGAAGTTGAAGTGTTCTACTATTTACCAAGGCATGCAAGGTTTTTGAGGACGTGCGCTTGGTACTTAACCTAAATTAAAAATAAGCAAGGCATCTCACAAATATTGTGTTGACAATAGCTGTTGCCATTTTGCTGATTTAAATGATTGAGAAGTATTCTGGAGCAATAGCGTTTGCACAACACACTTTATCGTTAAATCATGAATTATTCCTCGTTTTCGAGGATTTTTTGTTAAAATAAGATAAGTTTAATGTTTTATTCAGGAGGTTATTATGGATTCTAGGATTGTTCGTTTTGAAGAAAAATTAGCGCAATCAAATTTGGATGGTTTTTTAGTGACAGGGCAAAAGAATATCTACTATCTGACTGGTTTTTGGGGAACGGAGAGTACCGTTTTCATCACTCGCAATCGTCGCATCTTTATGACAGATGCTCGCTATACATTGATTGCCAAGGAAGTGGTTGAAGGATTTGACATCATTGAGACACGTACAGCTTTGGCTGAAGTTTCTAACATAATCAAGGCTGATCAGCTTGCCAGAGTCGGTTTTGATAGTCAAGTTTCTTATGCTTTTTATGGCCAATTGACAAGCTTATCGCCTCAGACACAGTGGCTGCCTCAGACAGACTTTGTAGAAACCTTGCGCGTGGTAAAAGACAAATCAGAGATTGACACTATCCGTCAGGCCTGTCAAATTTCTGATAAGGCTTTTGTAGATGTGCTGGATTTTATCAAACCTGGTCAAACGACAGAGTTGCAAGTGGCCAATTTCCTTGATTTTCGTATGCGTCACTACGGTGCTTCGGGAGTATCTTTTGAGACTATCACTGCTTCGGGTTATCGCTCTGCCATGCCTCACGGTGTTGCCAGTGACAAGGTCATTCAGTCAGGAGAATCGTTAACCTTGGACTTCGGTTGTTACTACAAGCATTACGTCAGTGATATGACGCGGACCATTCATATCGGGCACGTGACGGATGAAGAACGTGAGATTTACGATGTTGTCCTAAGAGCTAATCAGACCTTGATTGACCAAGCAAAAGCAGGGATGACTTATAAAGACTTTGATGCCATTCCTCGTCAGGTTATAGAGAATGCGGGTTATGGAGAATTCTTCACACACGGTATCGGTCATGGTATTGGTTTGGATATTCATGAAAATCCATTTTTCCGTGGTAGTGAGGATAAGCTGGAGGCTGGTATGGTAGTGACGGATGAACCAGGTATCTATTTGCCAAATAAATACGGACTCCGTATTGAAGATGACTTAGTTATTACAAAAAATGGGTGCGAAGTATTGACCCAAGCCCCTAAAGAATTGATCGTATTAAAATAGGAGAGAGTATGGAGAGATTATCCTGGCAGGATTATTTCATGGCCAACGCTGAGTTGATTTCTAAGCGTTCCACTTGTGATAGGGCTTTTGTAGGTGCTGTTTTAGTGAAAAATAATCGCATTATTGCGACTGGTTATAATGGTGGTGTTTCAGCAACGGATAACTGTAATGAAGTCGGACACTATATGGAAGATGGGCATTGTATTCGAACCGTCCATGCAGAGATGAATGCTCTGATCCAGTGTGCTAAAGAAGGGATCTCAACAGATGGCACTGAGATCTATGTAACGCATTTTCCCTGCTTAAACTGCACCAAAGCCCTTCTACAAGCAGGAATAAAAAAGATCACTTACAAAGCTAACTACCGACCACATCGTTTTGCGATTGAACTTTTGGAGAAAAAGGGTGTTGCTTACATTCAACACGATGTACCTGCCATGACCCTAGGAACCAAAGAATAACCGCAAATGTAAAGAGCAGTCATGAAAAATAGTTTGACTTTTTACAAAAGCTAGTATTTGTGCTAGAATGAAGTGATAAATAATTTTTACAAAGAGGTAATAAGAGAATGATTGAAGCAAGTAAGCTTAGAGCAGGTATGACTTTCGTAGCATCTGATGGCAAATTGATTAAAGTCTTGGACGCCAGTCACCATAAACCTGGTAAAGGTAACACGATCATGCGTATGAAATTGCGTGACGTGCGTTCAGGATCAACCTTTGACACAACTTACCGTCCAGATGAAAAATTTGAGCAAGCCATCATTGAAACACGCCCTGCTCAATACCTTTACAAGATGGACGACACAGCCTTCTTTATGGATACTGAAAGCTATGACCAATATGAAATTCCGGTCGCAAACGTAGAAAATGAGTTGCTCTACATATTAGAAAATGAAGAAGTTAAGATCCAATTCTATGGAACAGAAGTTATCGGTGTGACGGTACCAACAACTGTTGAATTGACTGTCGTTGAGACACAACCTTCTATTAAAGGAGCAACGGTTACTGGTTCAGGTAAGCCAGCAACTCTTGAAACAGGTCTTGTGGTTAACGTTCCTGACTTCATTGAAGTTGGTCAAAAGCTTGTTGTTAACACTGCTGAAGGTACATACGTTTCACGTGCCTAAGCCAAGGTAAAGAAATTTATAGTTGCGTTTTTTCAAATATGAAAAAACTGACTTAAACTATAATGACGAAAGGAAAAGCTATGATTACTGAAAATATTGGCGAAATTGTTATTTCGCCACGCGTATTGGAAGTTATTACAGGGATTGCTGCAACTAAAGTTGACGGTGTTCATTCATTGCACAACAAAAAAGCAGCAGATACGCTAAGTAAAGCGAGTCTTGGTCGTGGTGTTTACTTGAAGAATAACGAGAATGGTGACGTTGTTGCCGATATTTATGTCTATCTTCAATATGGTGTCAATGTGCCAACTGTTTCCATTGCTGTACAGAAAGCTGTTAAAGCAGCTGTTTATGATATGGCAGAAGTAACAGTTGCTCAAGTAAATGTTCATGTAGTTGGAATTGTCCCTGAAAAGACTCCAAAACCTGATTTGAACAGTCTTTTCAGCGAGGATTTTTTGAATGAGCAAGACTAGTATTTATACTGGCTCAAGACGTGACCTCCGCGAACGTGCTTTTCAAGCCTTGTTTAGCATGGAATTTGGTGGCGAATGGTTACAAGCATCCGAATCAGCTTATCTTCATGATAAGACGGTTGAGGATGAGGAAACTGTTGAAGTTCCCGCTTTCTTATTGAATCTTGTTAATGGCGTTGAAAGCCATAAGGATGAATTAGATGCTTTAATTTCTGAAAAATTGCGTAAAGGTTGGTCTATCGAGCGTCTGACCTTGACGGATAAGACCATGCTTCGCCTTGGCTTGTTTGAGATTAAATTTTTTGAGGAAACACCTGAGCGTGTTGCCTTAAATGAAATTATCGAGATTGCTAAGAAGTATTCAGATGAAACATCAGCTAAGTTTATTAACGGTCTCTTGAGTCAATTTGTTGTTGAATAATTAGATAGTAACATAACCTTTCAAGTTAGTCTTGGAAGGTTTTTATCAGTGGAGTTAGTAATGAAAATGTTAATGAAGAGGTTAGTAGAAGCGATGGCTGCCTTGTTAATTTTAGCTTTTGCAGGCTGGACTATCTATTCAACCTATCCCAAGAAGGCTGTTTTATCGCTGGCTAATAATAAAATGACTTACAATGGTGTCCTTCGAAATGGACGTCTAAATGGAAAAGGGACGCTGACTTATGATAATAAAGATCGCTATGTTGGCCAGTTTAAAGACGGTGCGTTTGATGGTCAGGGGACTTTTTACTCTCACGAGGGTTGGTCTTATACCGGCGAGTTTAAAAAAGGACAGGCCAATGGAAATGGACGATTGAAATTACCTGACGGCAAGCAATATAAAGGAAAGTTTAAGCAGGGGATTTATCAAAAATGAGAATACAATGGTTTTCGTTTATTAGGGTTCTAGGCTTACTTTTTGTCTTGTTATATCATTTTTATAAAGACATATTACCAGGTGGTTTTATAGGTGTAGATATCTTCTTTACCTTTTCTGGTTATTTGATCACAGCTCTTTTGATAGATGCGGTTTATGAGAAAAAGAAAATCCATTTGGTCGATTACTTGAGGCGTAGATTTTATCGTATTTTGCCACCCTTGCTCTTTATGATTTTGCAAGTTATGCCGTTTGCCTTATTGATTCGTAGGGATTTTCTGGCTTCAATTGGTCATCAAATCAAGGCGGCTCTTGGTTTTGTGACTAATATTTATGAAATACTTCTGGGCAGTCACTATGAAAATCAGTTTTCACCACATCTGTTTTTGCACACTTGGAGTTTAGCCATCGAGTTTCAATACTACCTCTTTTGGGGAATTGCTTTATGGCTCTTGGTCAAGTATCTTCCTAAGCCGGAGAGCTTTCGTAAGGGTGTGTTATACTTATCAGCTGGTTTGGGTCTTGCAAGTGCTTTGGTGATGATTGTTGGCAGTTTCATGGGTGTTGAGGATTCTGTTCTTTACTTTTCTACTTTCAGTCATGCCTTTCCTCTTTTTGTGGGCAGTTGCTTTGGTGCTTTATCAGGGATTAAGCACGTGGGCATCTTGCATGATGTTATCAAGAATAAGGTAAAACCAATTCAAACCTTAGGTCTAGTTTTAGCATTAACAAGCCTACTTTTGGTATTAGCCAAATGCCTGCATTTTGATAGTGTATTCACTTACCGATTCGGTTTTGTGTTAGCTACTGGTCTAACTGGCTTTAGTATTGTTTTGTGTCGCGTTTTGCATGATCAATTTTCTGGTAAAACAGAGCCTATTGTGATTTCATTTTTAGCTAATATCAGTTACAGCGTCTACCTCTATCATTGGCCTATTTTACAAATCACAAAAGATTTATTTTCTGATCACGTGGCTGTTCTAGTGACAACTTTGACTTCGGTTGTTTTATCAACGATCTCCTTTTATCTTTTAGAACCAATGCTTATGGGACAGATTCAAAGTGATAGGAGACAAGCTATTTTGCTGCGTTTAGCTTATGGGGTTGCCTTGATTTACTTTATGATTTTGGGTGCTTATATGGTGCAGATTGCCAAAGCTGCTCCAGTTTTGGGGCCTTTTGAGCAAAATATGCTTGAAAAGAATCTTCAGCAATTTGATATAGGGATGGGGACAACTAAGCAACTAGCTGTTGGTGGCATCAAACAACCATCTTCTGGACAGAGAGCTGTTAGTGAGCAATATGACAACGTCCTTGTGATTGGCGATTCTGTTGCCCTTGATTCTGTCCATACCATGCCAGAAAAACTGAAATCGGCAACTGTTGATGTGGCAGACAGTAGGCGTTTTGATCAAGCCTTTGACATTTATCAAAATTATATTGATTCTGGCAATTTACCAACCTATACAGTCGTTGCCGTAGGTGTTAATTCACCCAATAACTACCAAGCGCACATCCAAGCCTTCCTAGCTAAATTACCAAAAGATCATCATTTGATCTTTGTAACGCCTTATAGTCAAACAGAAGCGGTAGAAGAGATTAAGGCTATCCGTGATTACGAACTGAAGTTGGCCGAAAAAGATGATAGGGTATCCGTAGCGGATTGGTACAAGATAGCATTAGAACACACCGAGTTATGGCCAGGCTCTGATGGCACTCATTTCTCTCATACTGTTGAGACGAGTCGTTTGGGTGCACAGTTGTACCTAGATGCTATTACGGCTAAATTAGATGACTTCAAACAACGTTATGATTCTGCTGGAACAAGGATGACTGATGATCTTCTATTTATCGGAGATTCTGTTGCAGTCCATGCTGGAGAAAGTGTCAATGCTCGTTTCCAAGGAGCCATTATCGACTCTAAAAGTAATAGAAATTTGGCTGATGCCGCTACTATCATCAAGAACTATGCTGATAATGGAGCGCTGCCCAAAAATATTGTTGTAGCCGTTGGAGTGAACGAAGTGACCAATAGCAAGGAAGTTTTGGATGACCTAGTTGCTAGTTTACCTGATAATCGTCGATTGGTCCTTGTGACGCCTTATAATGGGTCATACAGTAATGTTAAAGGATCAAACGTTTATGATACTAGACAAAATGAAATGAAACTTGCTAAAAAATATGATTTTGTCGCAGTAGCGGATTGGAAAAAGACAGCAGAAGCTCATCCTGAAATCTGGGAAGGAACTGATTCGGTTCACTTTGAACGAACGGATGGTCTGCTGGATTATGATTTATTAGCTAAGGCATCTGGCTATTACACAGATACCATCATGAAAGCTCTTGAGAAGGTTCAAAACCAACCTGCAAAAGGAGAGTGAAAAAGAAGCTAGATTATTCCTAGCTTCTTTTTTAGAGTTTCATTAGGAGCAATTTGGTGCTTGAGAGGCTGTTTTTCACCCATTTTCAGGTTCAAACTCTTTTGGTGAATTTGATTTGTCCGGCGTTTGTGTCCCCAAAACGAAGTTTTCGGATGGGCGACTTTGGCAACATAATCTTGTTTAGACGGTTCTACCAGCGGAGTAACTAATTGGTAGAATATAGTCTCGACTGGTTTCTTGACCAGACATTTTTTTGATTAAAACATCTACAATGAGGCTGGCCAAATCTTCAATGGGTTGCTTAATGGTTGTTAGGTGTGGGAAATACTGTTCCATAAAGTCCGTTCCATCATATCCAATCAGTTTTAAATCTTCAGGAATTCGTTTGCCCATTTCTTGCGCCACTTTGATTACCTGTACGGCTGTTAAATCATCAGAGGTAAAAATGCCGTCAGGATTTTCTTTGGCGATGATAGAGCGGATCTCCATTTCACGTCTCAAGGTTGATAATTCTCGCGGAATGTGATGAACTGGCGTGTCTTTACCTAGTTCATAGCTAAAGCCTAGCTGGCGTAATCCAGTCGGAGAGTTAGAATTATCATTACCCGTGA encodes:
- the uvrA gene encoding excinuclease ABC subunit UvrA; protein product: MQDKLVIHGARAHNLKNIDVEIPRDKLVVVTGLSGSGKSSLAFDTIYAEGQRRYVESLSAYARQFLGNMEKPDVDSIDGLSPAISIDQKTTSKNPRSTVGTATEINDYLRLLYARVGTPYCINGHGAISASSVEQIVDEVLELPERTRMQILAPIVRRKKGQHKTIFERIQKDGYVRVRVDGDIFDVTEVPELSKSKMHNIEVVIDRLVNKEGIRSRLFDSIEAALRLGDGYLMIDTMDGNELLYSEHYSCPVCGFTVPELEPRLFSFNAPFGSCPTCDGLGMKLVVDLDLIVPDGTKTLREGALAPWNPISSNYYPTLLEQAMTSFGIDMDTPWDDLSDEDKDLVLYGSGEREFHFHYENDFGGVRDIDLPFEGVVTNVNRRYHETNSEYTRGVMRDYMNELTCSTCNGYRLNDAALSVRVGGPDGMNIGQISNLSIEDHLKQLSRLTLGENDEMIARPILKEITDRLTFLNNVGLNYLTLSRMAGTLSGGESQRIRLATQIGSNLSGVLYVLDEPSIGLHQRDNDRLISSLKKMRDLGNTLIVVEHDEDTMMEADWLIDVGPGAGALGGEIVASGTPKQVAKSKKSITGQYLSGRKAIPVPEERRQGNGRFIEVKGASEHNLQTIDAKFPLGQFIAVTGVSGSGKSTLVNSILKKAIAQKLNRNSDKPGKHQSVEGIEHIERLIDIDQSPIGRTPRSNPATYTGVFDDIRDLFAQTNEAKIRGYKKGRFSFNVKGGRCEACSGDGIIKIEMHFLPDVYVPCEVCHGTRYNSETLEVHYKGKTIADILEMTIDDAVEFFAAIPKIARKIQTIKDVGLGYVTLGQPATTLSGGEAQRMKLASELHKRSTGKSLYILDEPTTGLHTDDIARLITVLNRFVDEGNTVLVIEHNLDVIKTADHIIDLGPEGGVGGGQIIATGTPEEVAQVEASYTGQYLKGKLSK
- a CDS encoding Asp23/Gls24 family envelope stress response protein gives rise to the protein MITENIGEIVISPRVLEVITGIAATKVDGVHSLHNKKAADTLSKASLGRGVYLKNNENGDVVADIYVYLQYGVNVPTVSIAVQKAVKAAVYDMAEVTVAQVNVHVVGIVPEKTPKPDLNSLFSEDFLNEQD
- the efp gene encoding elongation factor P, which translates into the protein MIEASKLRAGMTFVASDGKLIKVLDASHHKPGKGNTIMRMKLRDVRSGSTFDTTYRPDEKFEQAIIETRPAQYLYKMDDTAFFMDTESYDQYEIPVANVENELLYILENEEVKIQFYGTEVIGVTVPTTVELTVVETQPSIKGATVTGSGKPATLETGLVVNVPDFIEVGQKLVVNTAEGTYVSRA
- a CDS encoding deoxycytidylate deaminase, giving the protein MERLSWQDYFMANAELISKRSTCDRAFVGAVLVKNNRIIATGYNGGVSATDNCNEVGHYMEDGHCIRTVHAEMNALIQCAKEGISTDGTEIYVTHFPCLNCTKALLQAGIKKITYKANYRPHRFAIELLEKKGVAYIQHDVPAMTLGTKE
- the nusB gene encoding transcription antitermination factor NusB, whose protein sequence is MSKTSIYTGSRRDLRERAFQALFSMEFGGEWLQASESAYLHDKTVEDEETVEVPAFLLNLVNGVESHKDELDALISEKLRKGWSIERLTLTDKTMLRLGLFEIKFFEETPERVALNEIIEIAKKYSDETSAKFINGLLSQFVVE
- a CDS encoding M24 family metallopeptidase — its product is MDSRIVRFEEKLAQSNLDGFLVTGQKNIYYLTGFWGTESTVFITRNRRIFMTDARYTLIAKEVVEGFDIIETRTALAEVSNIIKADQLARVGFDSQVSYAFYGQLTSLSPQTQWLPQTDFVETLRVVKDKSEIDTIRQACQISDKAFVDVLDFIKPGQTTELQVANFLDFRMRHYGASGVSFETITASGYRSAMPHGVASDKVIQSGESLTLDFGCYYKHYVSDMTRTIHIGHVTDEEREIYDVVLRANQTLIDQAKAGMTYKDFDAIPRQVIENAGYGEFFTHGIGHGIGLDIHENPFFRGSEDKLEAGMVVTDEPGIYLPNKYGLRIEDDLVITKNGCEVLTQAPKELIVLK
- a CDS encoding acyltransferase family protein, translated to MRIQWFSFIRVLGLLFVLLYHFYKDILPGGFIGVDIFFTFSGYLITALLIDAVYEKKKIHLVDYLRRRFYRILPPLLFMILQVMPFALLIRRDFLASIGHQIKAALGFVTNIYEILLGSHYENQFSPHLFLHTWSLAIEFQYYLFWGIALWLLVKYLPKPESFRKGVLYLSAGLGLASALVMIVGSFMGVEDSVLYFSTFSHAFPLFVGSCFGALSGIKHVGILHDVIKNKVKPIQTLGLVLALTSLLLVLAKCLHFDSVFTYRFGFVLATGLTGFSIVLCRVLHDQFSGKTEPIVISFLANISYSVYLYHWPILQITKDLFSDHVAVLVTTLTSVVLSTISFYLLEPMLMGQIQSDRRQAILLRLAYGVALIYFMILGAYMVQIAKAAPVLGPFEQNMLEKNLQQFDIGMGTTKQLAVGGIKQPSSGQRAVSEQYDNVLVIGDSVALDSVHTMPEKLKSATVDVADSRRFDQAFDIYQNYIDSGNLPTYTVVAVGVNSPNNYQAHIQAFLAKLPKDHHLIFVTPYSQTEAVEEIKAIRDYELKLAEKDDRVSVADWYKIALEHTELWPGSDGTHFSHTVETSRLGAQLYLDAITAKLDDFKQRYDSAGTRMTDDLLFIGDSVAVHAGESVNARFQGAIIDSKSNRNLADAATIIKNYADNGALPKNIVVAVGVNEVTNSKEVLDDLVASLPDNRRLVLVTPYNGSYSNVKGSNVYDTRQNEMKLAKKYDFVAVADWKKTAEAHPEIWEGTDSVHFERTDGLLDYDLLAKASGYYTDTIMKALEKVQNQPAKGE